The following DNA comes from Microbacterium wangchenii.
GCCGAGCGCCTCCTCGATGCGGGCGATGACGGCGGGGCCGTTCGTCGCCTCGCGCACCGCCGAGGTCGCCGTGGCGAGCAGTTCGTCGACCCCCTCGGCCGCGGCCTTCGCACGGGCCTGGGTCACCGCATCCACCAGCGCCGCGACTCCGGCGGCATCGATGGCGCCGTCGCGGCCGAGGTGGCGCATGAGGCGCAGAACCGTGCGGTGACTCGTCGTCGCCGTCGGGCGGCCGCCGGGGCGGGCATTGGCGACGAGGAGATGGATGGTGTTCGAACCGATGTCGAGGACCCCGAGGCGCACGGATCGAGCGTAGCGGTCGCGGCGCTTCGTCGAGTTCCGCTCGCTCAACGACCGGGGAGGTGCGAGGCCGGGTGCTGATCGCGCGGGAGTAGCATGGGCGCGTGCCCGCCGAGACCGCCGCGCCGTCGCTGAGCCCGTACCGCGAGATCGACCGAGCCGACTGGGCGCGACTGGCGGCAGGCATGCCGCAGCCGCTCACCGAGACCGAAGTCGTGCAGCTGCGGGGGCTGGGCGACCGGCTCGATCTGCGCGAGGTGCGCGAGGTGTACCTGCCGCTCAGCCGCCTCCTGAGCCTCTACGCCAACGCCACGAAGCGGCTCGGCGCCGACACCAGCGCGTTCCTCGGCGAGGCCGACGTGACGACCCCGTTCGTCATCGGGGTGGCCGGGTCGGTCGCGGTGGGGAAGTCGACCATCGCGCGGCTGCTGCGCGAGCTCATGAGCCGCTGGGGCGACACCCCGCGCGTGGAACTCGTCACCACCGACGGATTCCTCTACCCCAACGCCGAGCTCGAGCGCCGGGGCCTCATGGACCGCAAGGGCTTCCCGGAGTCGTACGACCGGCGCGCGCTGATCGACTTCCTGCACGAGGTCAAGAGCGGCGCCGCCGAGGCCCGCGCGCCGTTCTATTCGCACATGCGGTACGACATCATGCCCGACGCACACGTCACCGTCCGCCGACCTGACGTCGTCATCGTCGAGGGGCTCAACGTGCTGCAGCCCCCGCCCGCGCCCAACGACGTGGCCGTCAGCGACCTCTTCGACTTCTCCATCTACGTCGACGCCGACGCCGCCCACGTCGAGCAGTGGTACGTCGAGCGCTTCCTGGCCCTGCGCAAGGGCGCCTTCAGCAACCCGAACTCGTACTTCCGCGTGTTCGCCGACATCAGCGACGACGAGGCCGTCGAGCGCGCCCTCGGCTACTGGCGTGACATCAACCTGCCGAACCTGCTGGAGAACGTGCTGCCCACGCGCCATCGCGCGACGCTCGTGCTGCAGAAGGCCTCCGACCACACCGTCGAGCGCGTCTCGCTCCGCAAGCTCTAGTCCGGCGCGAGCAGCTCAGCGGCGGCGCTTGCCGTGGACCGCCGGTACCGAGGCGAAGTACTGCGCGACGACGAACGCCATCCCCAGCGCGCCGAGGCCGAACGCCACACGCGCCGACGTCGCGGTGGTGCGCCGGCGCAGGAGCCCCGCCCCGGCGAGGTTCATCGCCGCCCACACGACGTTCGCCGCGGGGGAGGACAGGCCGCGTCCGGGCGGATCGGCGAACGGCGTCGGGAACGGCTGACCGCGCAGGGCGCTCACCGCGTGCGGCACCGCGTTGACGGTGAGCGCGCCGGCAGCGGCCTGGCGCAGGAATCGGGCGACGGACATCCGGACCTCCTCGTGTCGAGTGGCCCGAGCGTATTCGCGCCCGGCTGCCGGTCGACAGGGGTTGCGTCGTCGCCCGACGGAGGTCAGGACAGCGGATGCAGCGTGCCGGCGGACTCCCGGTAGCGCTCGCTGGTGGCCGGGCACACCCAGTCCTCGCCCTCCTGGGCGAGCGGCCGCCCGGCCCGGCCGACCCACCCGATGCGGCGGGCGGGTACGCCCACCACGAGGGCGAAATCGGGCACGTCCTTCGTCACGACCGCGCCGGCGGCCACGAGCGCCCACGCTCCCACGCGCACCGGCGCGATGCACACCGCGCGGGCGCCGATCGAGGCGCCCTCGCCGATCTCGACGCCGACCGCATCCCAGTCATCCGCCGACTTCAGCTGCCCCTCGGGAGTGATCGCCCGCGGATACTCGTCGTTGGTGAGCACGGCGGCTGGGCCGATGAACACCCCGCGCGCGAGGCGGGCCGGCTCGTACACGAGGGCGTAGTTCTGCAGCTTGCTGCCCTCGCCGATCTCGACGCCGGGGCCGACGTAGGCACCGCGGCCGACGATGCAGTCCGCTCCGAGCACGGCGCCCTCGCGCACCTGGGCGAGGTGCCACACCTTGGTGCGCTCGCCGACCTGCGCACCCTCGGAGACGTCGGCGGTGGCGGCGATGAACGGCTGATCGGTGTGCGAAACCATGGGCACTCCTCTGCGCGGGGGCGGGATCCGTGAAATTGCTCGTGCACGGCTCGTTCTAAACGCTATACTCGCCGCGGGGATACAGACGACTCTGCACCGGTCACGGAGCGAGCGTCGCCTGTCATGGATATCCGTCTTCGGGCGGACTGGGGTCCGCCGGGGGGCGGAAAGCCCGCAGCGCTTGGGAGTGCAGCGGGTGGTCTGGGGAAAAATTGGGGTACTCGACGCTCGTCGTCGATCGGGAACGGTCGACTCGTGCACGCATCATCGCGCTCGCTGTGCTGGGCGCTCTCGTCACGTCGCTCGTCGTCGCGCCTGCTCCGCCGGCGCGCGCCACGGCACCGAGCCCCTGCGGTCATGGGGTGAATCCGATCGAGTGCGAGAACCGCGAACCCGGCACCGATCCCGACGTGTGGGACATCGATGGTGCCGGCGACCCCAGCATCCAGGGCTTCGCGACCGACATCAGCGTCAACGCAGGTGATCGCGTCGACTTCAAGATCGACACGGATGCCGCGGACTACGACATCGACATCTACCGCACCGGCTGGTACCAGGGCCTGGGCGCGCGCCTGATCGACAGCGTCGAGCCATCGGCGACCCTGCCGCAGGTGCAGGACGAGTGCCTCTCCGACATCACCACCGAGCTCTACGACTGCGGGACGTGGGACGTGTCGGCCTCGTGGGATGTCCCCGCCGATGCGGTCTCCGGCGTCTATGTCGCTCGCCTCGAGCGCGGTGACACCGGCGGTGCGAGCCACATCACCTTCATCGTCCGGCGCGACGGCAACACCTCGGACGTGCTGTTCCAGACCTCTGACCCGACATGGCACGCGTACAACTCGTACGGTGGCTCGAACTTCTACCAGGGGGCGGCGAAGGGCCGCGCGCACAAGATCAGCTATAATCGCCCATTCGCCACGCGCGGCGGCATCGAGAAGCGCGACTTCTACTTCAGCTCCGAATACGCCACCGTCCGCTTTCTGGAGCGCAACGGCTACGACATGAGCTACATCGCGGGCGTCGACACCGACCGCCGCGGTGAGGAGCTTCTCAACCACAAGGTCTTCCTCTCCGTCGGTCACGACGAGTACTGGTCCGGCGCGCAGCGCGCCAACATGGAAGCTGCGCGCGACGCCGGCGTGAACCTGCAGTTCCTCGCCGGCAACGAGGGCTACTGGCGCACCCGCTACGAGCCGTCGACGGTCGGGGAGCAGGGCGACTACCGCACGCTCGTGTCGTACAAGGAGACGTGGGGCTGGGACAAGATCGACACCTCCAGCCCGGAGTGGACGGGTACCTGGCGCGACCCGCGCTACGCCGACGCCGCACAGGGCGGGCACCTGCCCGAGAACGAGCTCATCGGCACCATGTACATGGTCAACAGTGTGTACCTGCCCGTCACGGTGAATTCCGACGAGGGCAAGGCACGACTGTGGCGGAACACCGACCTGGCCAATCTGGCGCCGGGGACGAGTGCCGAACTGGCCGACCAGACCGTCGGATACGAGTCGAACGAAGACATCGACAACGGCTTCCGCCCGGAAGGCCTCATCCGGCTGTCGACCACGGTCGGTGAGACGCGCGAGTACCTCCGCGACTACGGCAACACCGTCGGCGCCGGCACGACCACGCACCACCTCACCCTGTACCGGGCGGCCAGCGGTGCCCTCGTGTTCTCCGCCGGCAGCGTGCAATGGAGTTGGGGTCTCGACTCCACGCACGACGGCACACGCGTGGACACCGACCAGCGGATGCAGCAGGCGCAGGTAAATCTCCTCGCCGACATGGGCGTCCAGCCTGGATCGCTCATGACGGGGCTCGTGAGCGCAACCGCGAGTGTCGACACCATCGCGCCGGCGACGACGATTACCTCGCCGACCGCGGGGCAGACGGTGACACACGGATCCACCGTCACCGTCACCGGCACCGCCAACGATTCCGGCGGACGCGTGGCCGGTGTCGAGGTGTCGACCGACGGCGGCGAGTCCTGGCATCCCGCCACCGGCACCACGCAGTGGAGCTACACCTACGTGCAGCAGGGCTACGCGGAGGCGGAGATCGTCGCCCGCGCCATCGACGACAGCGCGAACTTCTCGCAGACGGGCACGGCGATCGACTTGACCGTGACCGGGCCGTACACGGTATTCGGTGCGGAGATCCCGGCTCTGGAGTCATCGAGCGACCCGGACGCGCTCGAGCTCGGATTGCGCATCACCCCGGAGGCGGACGGCTTTGTCACGGGTGTGCGCTTCTACAAGGGGGCCGGAAACGCGGGCACGCACACGGGCACGCTGTGGTCGGCTGACCAGGAGCGCATCGCGAGCGTGGTCTTCCGGGGCGAGTCGCCGACCGGCTGGCAGACCGCTCTGTTCGATGCTCCTGTCGCCGTGACCGCGGGGACGCCGTATGTCGTGTCGTACACGGCCCCGCAGGGCGGTTACGCCTACGTCGACAACTACTGGCCCTACCAGAACACCGCGAGCAGCCCCCTCACGGTGGGACCCGGTGTGGGCGGCGCCAGCCCCGGTCTGCACGCGGCGGCCGGTGAATTCCCCTGGCGCACCTCCGGCGACTCCAACTACTTCGTCGACGCGGTCTTCGAGCCGACCACGACGTCGCCCGTGCGGCTGGCCGCGCGCACTCCCGCCGTGGGCAGTGGCTCGGTGCCACCCGACACCGCCGTGACGGCCGTGTTCACGCGCGACGTCGAGGCGTCCTCGGTCGCGCTGTCTCTGACCAGCGTCGACGGCGGCCCGGTCGCCGGGACCATGTCGTACGACGACGCCACGCGCGTCGTGCGCTTCGCTCCGGCGGAGCCGCTCGCCGAACTGACCGACTACACGGTGACGATCGCCGCCACGCCGTCGGACGGAACGGCGTTCGAGCCGGGCGAGCCGTGGACCTTCCGCACCGCGCAGACCATCGCGTCGGAGGGGCAGTGCCCCTGCTCGCTCTACACCGACCTCGACCGGCCGCTGATCTCCTCCGATGCCGACACATCCAGCGTCACCGTCGGCACGCGCTTCACGGTCGCCGAGTCGGGCGTCGTCACCGGGATGCGGTTCTTCAAGGGCACGGCGAACCTCGGCACGCACACGGGGATGCTGTGGGATGCCGAAGGCTTCGAACTCGGACGCGTGACGTTCGCCGATGAAACCACCGCGGGGTGGCAGACCGCCGTGTTCGATCGCCCGATCGCCGTGGTCCCGGGGATGGAGTACACGGTTTCGTACATCGCGCCGTCCGGCCGCTACGCGGTGAGCCCGGGCGCATACGCCGATGGCTTCAGCCGTGGACCCCTGACCGTCTCCGCCCAGGGTGGCGCCTTCACCTACCAGGGCGGGTTCCCCGCCCGGACCTCCTCGTCGAGCTACTTCGTGGACGTCATCTTCGAGCGCGCGGCCACCGGCCCGGCGCTGGAGACGACGACGCCGCTCGCCGGCGCGACGGACGTGGCCGCCGGCACCGACATCACCGCGACGTTCGACACGGAACTGACGACCGTGCCGGCGGTGACGGTCACCGCGGACGGAGCCCCTGTGGCGGGGGCCGCAACCCTCTCCACGGATGGCCGCACGGTGACGTTCGACCCGACGGAGGCGCTGCCAGCCGGTGCCGACGTGGCCACCCGGATGTCCGGGATCACCGCGGGCGGGCAGACCGGTGTCGACCGCATGTGGTCCTTCCGGGTCCTGGCCGACGCATCACCGAGCTCGGTGAGCTTCTTCGGCGCCGCCGCGGCGGCGGGCGAGGCCGCCAACGACGGAACCTCCGTCGAGTTGGGCATGGCGTTCACGACGTCGGTTCCGGGGCGGATCACCGCGCTGCGCTTCTTCAAGGCCGCAGGCGACACCGCTGCCCACACCGGAACGCTGTGGGGACCGAACGGAAATGCGCTCGCGACCGTGACGTTC
Coding sequences within:
- the coaA gene encoding type I pantothenate kinase, encoding MPAETAAPSLSPYREIDRADWARLAAGMPQPLTETEVVQLRGLGDRLDLREVREVYLPLSRLLSLYANATKRLGADTSAFLGEADVTTPFVIGVAGSVAVGKSTIARLLRELMSRWGDTPRVELVTTDGFLYPNAELERRGLMDRKGFPESYDRRALIDFLHEVKSGAAEARAPFYSHMRYDIMPDAHVTVRRPDVVIVEGLNVLQPPPAPNDVAVSDLFDFSIYVDADAAHVEQWYVERFLALRKGAFSNPNSYFRVFADISDDEAVERALGYWRDINLPNLLENVLPTRHRATLVLQKASDHTVERVSLRKL
- a CDS encoding acyltransferase gives rise to the protein MVSHTDQPFIAATADVSEGAQVGERTKVWHLAQVREGAVLGADCIVGRGAYVGPGVEIGEGSKLQNYALVYEPARLARGVFIGPAAVLTNDEYPRAITPEGQLKSADDWDAVGVEIGEGASIGARAVCIAPVRVGAWALVAAGAVVTKDVPDFALVVGVPARRIGWVGRAGRPLAQEGEDWVCPATSERYRESAGTLHPLS
- a CDS encoding DUF4082 domain-containing protein, whose translation is MNPIECENREPGTDPDVWDIDGAGDPSIQGFATDISVNAGDRVDFKIDTDAADYDIDIYRTGWYQGLGARLIDSVEPSATLPQVQDECLSDITTELYDCGTWDVSASWDVPADAVSGVYVARLERGDTGGASHITFIVRRDGNTSDVLFQTSDPTWHAYNSYGGSNFYQGAAKGRAHKISYNRPFATRGGIEKRDFYFSSEYATVRFLERNGYDMSYIAGVDTDRRGEELLNHKVFLSVGHDEYWSGAQRANMEAARDAGVNLQFLAGNEGYWRTRYEPSTVGEQGDYRTLVSYKETWGWDKIDTSSPEWTGTWRDPRYADAAQGGHLPENELIGTMYMVNSVYLPVTVNSDEGKARLWRNTDLANLAPGTSAELADQTVGYESNEDIDNGFRPEGLIRLSTTVGETREYLRDYGNTVGAGTTTHHLTLYRAASGALVFSAGSVQWSWGLDSTHDGTRVDTDQRMQQAQVNLLADMGVQPGSLMTGLVSATASVDTIAPATTITSPTAGQTVTHGSTVTVTGTANDSGGRVAGVEVSTDGGESWHPATGTTQWSYTYVQQGYAEAEIVARAIDDSANFSQTGTAIDLTVTGPYTVFGAEIPALESSSDPDALELGLRITPEADGFVTGVRFYKGAGNAGTHTGTLWSADQERIASVVFRGESPTGWQTALFDAPVAVTAGTPYVVSYTAPQGGYAYVDNYWPYQNTASSPLTVGPGVGGASPGLHAAAGEFPWRTSGDSNYFVDAVFEPTTTSPVRLAARTPAVGSGSVPPDTAVTAVFTRDVEASSVALSLTSVDGGPVAGTMSYDDATRVVRFAPAEPLAELTDYTVTIAATPSDGTAFEPGEPWTFRTAQTIASEGQCPCSLYTDLDRPLISSDADTSSVTVGTRFTVAESGVVTGMRFFKGTANLGTHTGMLWDAEGFELGRVTFADETTAGWQTAVFDRPIAVVPGMEYTVSYIAPSGRYAVSPGAYADGFSRGPLTVSAQGGAFTYQGGFPARTSSSSYFVDVIFERAATGPALETTTPLAGATDVAAGTDITATFDTELTTVPAVTVTADGAPVAGAATLSTDGRTVTFDPTEALPAGADVATRMSGITAGGQTGVDRMWSFRVLADASPSSVSFFGAAAAAGEAANDGTSVELGMAFTTSVPGRITALRFFKAAGDTAAHTGTLWGPNGNALATVTFAHESPSGWQRAELTVPVSLVPGQTYTVSYLSPQGRYIHAADFFTSPVSSGPLTAVSPRNGTFQYGPGGVMPESSWRSSNYSVDVEFRPGGGEEPVPVVTSRTPVGDGVDTDAAVKAVLSVAAPSPTLALTAGPEPVPGTSTYDSASRTIGFTPSSALVPATTYTAVVRIGGEVLDQWTFTTAAPPLPGATDTLFGNETPEVAATTDTDPVEIGTAFTVSRAGHVSALRFFKGPGNTGEHVASLWDAATGERLTSLTFTDESAAGWQRAALAAPVPVTPGKTYIASYFAPNGHFAITPQYFRSSVTSGYITAPGGSNGRFLYGPAGGMPTGSWGASGYFVDAEIVFGGTGTPTPTPTPTPTPDPTPDPTPVPTPTPTPTPDPTPTPTPTPTPTPDPTPTPTPTPTPTPDPTPTPTQPGGPVAAVSASAPVAAALDVSPTTTVSATLSPAPASATVALQGPLGAAIAGDTAYDAATGELVFTPSEPLAWSTAYTVTVSSSEGDISGATWTFSTAAEPVVADVRTIFGDGTPQHPWWADSDAVQVATRFTVDTAGNATGVRFYKGEANTGQHTGYLWNAAGERIAEVEFVDETADGWQTAQFAAPVPLLADTEYRVGLYSTTGRYAVDLGTLAFETRVGPFTIPGHGSAFTYGRGYPAELTIHNYWVDITFDGAG